The genomic segment TCATGGTTTCGGGCGATTTTACAGGGCTTAATACTGCATCGCTACGTTCGTCCACCCGTTGAGAAACCTCGCCGACCGGAGAAGCCTACAAAGAAGCATTCGGAATCCCGATCGGCACTACCGTAAAGTTCCCCACGTATAGTAGACACCGTGGTTAAGAGATTCTATGCCGCGGCTTCGTAGTCGGCCAGGCTTCGACAGCCCAGGCTCGAGTGCAGCCGCTGGCGATTGTAGAACGCCTCGATCGATCCAAAGATGGCCTGCCTGTGCGTGTCCGCACGCAGACAGGCCTTCCTGGCGTCACCCCGCGTGGCATACCGTGCCTCGTGGACCAGTTCTCGTTTGAGTGTTGCAGAGAAGCTCTCCATGACCGCATTGTCATAGACTTCGCCCCTGCGGCTCATGCTGCACACCATGCCATGTGCCGAGAGCATCAGCTGAAAGACCCCGCTGGCGTACTGGCTGCCACGATCCGAATGATGTATCAGCCCCTTCGGCGGGTTCCGCTGCGCAATCCCCATCGCCAACGCATCGATCACCAGATCGCGGGTCATCCGCTCACGAATCGACCAGCCCACGATGCGTCGCGAATACCGATCCAGCGTCGTGGCCAGATACAGCCAGCCTTTATCCGTGGGGATGTAGGTGATGTCGCTGACCCACACCTGGTTGGGCGCACTGCGCTCGAACTCGCGAGCCAACTTGTTCTCGGCCACGGGCAGGCCGTGCGATGAATCCGTCGTTTTCACCTTGTACTGGCTGCGACGGGGTCATGCTTTCAGGCCGTCCTGACGCATGATTTTCGCCACCGTGTTCACACAGCAGTTCACTCCGTTGGCCTTGATCGCCGCGTACCTGCCTGTGCGCTGCACGCAGACAGGGCGGTAGAGGGCGTTGACCGGAATGTCCAGGTCGGCCGCCACCTCGGGAACCGTCATCCCCGGCTGGGCGGCCAACTCAACGGCCTGTGACTTTGAAATCCTTGACATACCGTCTGCGGGCCTTTTCCTGACTCACGGAACACCTCCTGCGAGTTCCATTGTCTCGCTTCTGGGTGTCCACTAACAGTGGGGAACCTCAAAAAAACGAAGATTATGGGACATCACCCATCACCCTTCTGGCACGCATAAAGCTCAAATAATACTCGGTGCTTGACCCACTAATCATTGGACTCGACGTGCAGGAATAGTTCCAGAAAAATTGCTTGACATTCATCTCGGAATTTTGTTATGCTGGCAGCTGTCCTGTAGGTAGGGATTCCGACTTGCGGAGGGGTGCTTCGGTGAAACGGCGTCTTCATTCTTTGCTTTGTGGCAGGATTGAGTTCGCACCCGTGCCGTTTTGCCAAACTTGGAACAAGGAGCGATGAGATGTCCAAAACAATGGGCAATGGTCAAAGCGGGTCGGCGATGATCCGTTTGTGGGCTGTCGGGCTTGCATTCGCGAGTACAAGCGTGCCGGCGCACGCCGGGATATGGACCTTCACACATCTGACCGCACCTAATGCCACTCAATCTCAGGTTCGGGGTGTGTCCCCAGGCGTCGGGCAGCAGAGTGGGTACGTTCGCATCGGCAGCAACTGGAGAGCCAGCACATGGAACGGGTCCACCGCCACTTGGACTGACCTCCACCCCGCTGGTGCGACCCACTCCTTCGCCCACAAGACCGACGGCATCCAGCAGGTTGGCGACTTCTCCGCTACTGGAATTGTCGCGCACGCAGCGCTGTGGAGCGGCACTGCCGCGTCGTTTGTCGATCTGAATCCGGCCGGGGCGACCACTTCTTTCGCCTCGGATGTCGAGAACGGTATTCAGGTTGGACGGGCCAACGTCGGTGGCGTGTTCCAGGCAAGCGTGTGGAGCGGGTCGGCGGCGTCCTGGACCAGCCTGCACCCGAGCGGTGCAACCCGTTCGGCCTTGTTCACCATGGACAACGGGCAGTTCGCAGGCTTTGCTGAGTTCGGCGGACCTGGGCGAGCCAGCCTGTGGACCAGTGCGTCCCCGAGCTCGTTCGTCAATCTCGACCCAGGCATCGACCCAAGCTGGATCTCCGAAGTCTGGGGCATGCAGGGCGGGCAGCAGGTGGGTGACTACGGACCGTTGATCAACGGTTTTAGCGCGGCGTTGTGGACCGGTTCCGCGGCCTCGTACGTGAATTTGATGCCCGCCGGCGGCTTGGAGTCCAGCGCGTTCGCCGTTCACTCTGGATATCAGGTTGGCTATACGAACTTCGGTAGTGGAGCGGTCGCGGGCATTTGGAACGGGACTGCGGCGAGCTGGGAAGACCTGAGCGTCAATTTCCCGAGCTCATTTGGAATCCACGTCAGGTCCTTCGCACGCGATGTATGGACAGACGGGAACACGCTCTACGTGGCGGGGTACGGAGAGTTCTTCGACCTAAGTACGTTCACACAGACGCAGCAGGGATTCCTGATGACGCGGCCCATCCCCGAGCCGGGATCTGCCTTGATGATGGCGATCGCGGGAATCGCCGCGATCCCTCGTCGTCGCCGCGATCGCCGAGCAGCCACAGGTCGCCGGGCTGGGTGACCGCCGCATCCGGCGGCTCGGGTACGTCGTCGGGGTCGGTCAGCCCCGGCTTCACGCCGGGGTAGAGCAGCATGGCCAGCTCGTCGGCGTCGAATCCGAGCAGCGACCAGGTGATGCCGGCGTCCTTCAGCTCGGCCAGCTCGATCGGCAGCAGCTCCAGGTTCCACTCCGCCAGTTCGGCGGTCTTGTTGTCGGCGATGCGGTACGCGCGGACCTGATCCGGCGTCAGGTCCGTGGCGACGTGGACTGGAACCTCGGTCAACCCGAGCTTCTGCGCCGCCCGCCAGCGCGTGTGCCCGCAGACGATGACGCCGGCGGCGTCGACCACGATGGGCTGCCTGAACCCGAAGCGCCGAATCGACTCGGCGACGGCGTCGACCGCCGCGTCATTGATGCGGGGAGAATTAAAGGGGACATTCTACTTTTCTATCTCCCTGGGGCGGCCGGGGGCGAAGGCTGGAGTCAGGTCCAGCCGCGATGCGGAGCGGTGTCCAACTCGGGCCACCGACCGCGACGCGAGCAGTTCGTGGCAAGAAGTTACTTTTGCGGAGGTGACTTGACCCATCAATAATTCAGAATGTCCCCTTTAATCTCCGGCGGCGGGGGTATCACCGGAACGGGAAATGGGCGCGCACGAATGACCCATTGCAGATGCACGGGTGGGGCGTGCCTGACTCATAAGGTGCATGAGGAGAGAGTCGCGTGCGGGCGGCGCGGCGCAGCCGCGCCACCCGCAGGCATCGTTTGCGATCGTGCGTGTGGAGACTAGCGCCGACGCCGCAATCCCGCCATCAACCCGGCGGCCAGCAAGGTAAGCGTCGCTGGCTCGGGTATGATATTGAATTCCACGGCGTCCACGTAAGCCCGTTCGTTATCGGGAAGCTCTGCGTTTCTATAACCGACCTGCACGACAATCCAGCGCGTCCCCACAGGGATCGGATCAGTCGCGCTGATCAGTTGCCAAGTTTCCGCGTTGGGGTCCACGTCGTAGAGCCAATTCGTCGAGTTGATGGGGCTTCCCCAACCATTGGGGCCGTCAAAGTAAAACAGTGCGGGCCAAAAGATCTGGCCAGACAGGTAGGTGTTCACCCACGCCGACAAATCTGCCACGGCGCCGCCCGAATCGATCAGGGTCGCGAAGCTGCTCACGTCGACCGCCTGAAACGCCTGCGTGACGACCCCACCCTCGTCCTCCATGTACAGCATGTGCTGTAAATGAAACGGCGTCACACCCCGCTCGGCCGTGACTTCGCCGCCCCTTTCCGCGCCCCAGAACCCGGAGCTGAACGGCGGCCCGACTACGGCACCCAGACTGGGAAGCGGATCGATGCCGTTCTCGAAACTCCAGTCGGACAGCGGAGTGGCCCGCGCCGACGCGACGGAAAGAACAGCGAAGATCGAGCATGCGATCACGGACCACAACTTCACTTGCCTCATTTTCATTGTGACATTTCTCCCTGCGAATTGGTGGCGATCCTCCTCTCTCAAACGGCCCCGGCAGCGCCACCGCCTGCCGGGTCGCCTACCCGAAACACACCGGTGCCGGCACAACCGACCGGCGGCCGATCCTGAAGTGGGCGTGGTACTACCCAATGCGGAACATCGCAAGACCTTCTTTCTCCTCCGCAGAGTTGAAGACCGCGTATCAGAACCCCCGCGCCAAGCGGGGGGGGCAAAGGCCCGCTGTCAGACGCAACGGGTTCTGATGAAGCGAAAATATAACCTAGGGCCGTGTGCGAAGTCAAGACAATTTTCCGGAAATTAAAGGGAGCATTCCGAATTATTGACGGGAAATTAAAAGGAAATTAAAGGGGACATTCCGGGAAATTAAAGGGGACATTCCGAATTATTGATGGGGGCTGGCTATTCCGCCAGAGTGCCTTCATGCCTCGAACTGCTCGCACCTCGGTCGGCGGTGTTTGTTATCACGTGATCAATCGCGGCAACGGCCGCATCCCCGGCGCGTCGTGATACCAGGACACCTGCGCGGCATCCATCGAACCCATCTCCGTTCATTCCCAGTTCGCTGCTCCGACGGCCTCACCCCGTTCCATCGCGCGGTTTGCGGCGGATCGCGCCGGCTTTGAAAGGCTCGTCGGCCTGCGGCAGTTTGCGCTGGAGCTTCCATCGCTCGATGAACCAGTGCGGATCGCGGCGGTATTCGTCGATCACGCGCCAGGTGTAATGCTCGCCACACTCCGGGCATCGACGATTGTCTTGCAACCCCGTCAGGTTATAGCCGCAGTGAATGCAGAACGGCTCCTTGCGAGCCTTGATCGCCTTGCGGACGACGAAGCCCCCCAGCGACAGCAGAATCGCCCCGGCGAACAGCAACCCCTTCGCCCCCAGCACCAACAGCAGGCTGGCCATCGGCGGATAGAAAAACGCCCCTGCGATCACCAGCAGCATCACCGCCATCGGCACGGCCAGCACCCACCGCCAGCCGACGAAATGCAGCCCATCGCGCCAGCTCGGCCGCCACCATTGCACCGATTCCGGCGCCGCGCGCACGTCGCTGGGCGTCCCGACGACGGCCGGGGGCACCTGCGCCTCGAGCGGGCGAGCGTCCTCGAGGTCCGATTCATCGGGCGGCGATGTGTCAGGCATGTTAATTCAGTCCCTGCTTGGCCGCGGGGCGCCGCGCAGCGCCTCGGCAATGCACCGGGCGACGGCCTCATGCCCGCGCGGCGAAAGATGCGTCACGTCCAGGTGCGAATCACCCACTGCCATTAATGCAGCGTTCACGTCGATGATTTGCAGTCCCGACGCGCGAGCCAGCGCCATCGCCGTGCGGCCCATTTCACTGTGCTGGCGATCGGAGGGATCCATTTCATACCGCACCGGAATATAGACAAAATAGATTTTCGCGCCCAGCCGTATCGCGCATTGCGCGAGACCCGCCAGTTGCCGACCCAGCCACGCGTGTTCCGGCGACGTCTTATCCGCCACGGCGATCAGGCACCGCTCGTGCGACCGCGACCGGCGGCCGTACGCGAACGGCTCCAGGCACAAATTGACCAGCGCCGAGCGCTTTTGAAACTTGAGCATCAGGCCCGACAGGCCGCCCGGTTCCGCGCTGTGGGCACTGGGTCCGAAATGACGCTTGAGCACGTCAGCGTGGTAGGCCGGATTGGGGATCGAATCGGGCGGGAACTCCGGCAGCTTCTGATCGACTTGGATCGCGAACTGCTCCAGCGGCTCGTCCACGTCGTTCGGGCAGTAGCAGACAATGACGTCATCGGGTTGATACGTCGCGCCGCGCGTCTCAAGCCAGATGCGCTCGCTGTAAGTGTTGTACCCCCCCACGCCGGTGTTCATCACCTCGCATCCAGGCAGCATCGTCTCCAGCTTCGACGAGAAAACATCCTCAATGGGCACACCCAAACCAAACAAGACCGAGTCGCCGAGGCACAGAATGCGGCGGACGCCCGCTGGTTTGGGCCGCGCATGAATTCGATCACTTCGCATTCCTTCGGAATTGATGCGATACTCGGCGGGAGGCCCGCGATAAGTAAATGTGACGCTGGATGACGGCTTCAATTCATAAATGAGCGGGCCGCCGTCGGAAACAGGCTGCTGAATCGTCCGTAATCGAGCGAGCCAGTCCGGCTGGAGGCGGAGCGGACCGAATCCGGCGAGTCGGGCGGTTAGCTCCGCCAAGCCGGCCGCGAACAAACAGGCCAACGCGAAGGCCAGGAGCTTTGTTCGCCGGCGCACTCGCCGGTGTGGCGTCCGGGTGGTTTCAGTCTGCACGGATTAGGCCTCCGGCTCGGCTTCGAGCGTAAGTGCCGCAGGATCAGAACGATCCGATTCTACCATCCGCCATGCCGAACGCCCTCCCAATTTTGAGGCAAAAATTGATTTGGTTCCGGCCACAGAGTGCGACCGGAACCGCGTGAGAAAAAAACTTTCAATTCGGCTCGCGTTAGGGTTGACGTTCGGCCGAAGTTAGGATATGGTCACTCATACATTCGTCGGTCGCAAAGAATCGGAAGGCCAGCGCTGGCTACGTCGCCGAACGGCAGAGCTGGTGGATCGGCTGTTCAACCTGTTTTCGGCGGAGGCAGCCGCTGGGAACGCACGTGACGCGGTCGCGGTCGATACGCCGGCGTGCTGTTTTGGGCCGGGCGGTGATTTCCGCCGTACGTATAGCCCGCGGTTGCGCGTGGTGTCGGCGTCGGCTGGATCGGAGCAATCTGGCGAAGCGGCCATTGAGCAGGAGCGGCCGTTGACTCGACCCGGTCCGCATCCAGCTCGCTCGGTTGCGGCGCTGCGGTTACTGGCCGATCTCGACGCTGCGGCCGGCGCGGATGACGCGGCAGCGGAAGAGTTGCCGATTGCCGAGGCGGCTATCCTGCCGCCGGTACTGCTCGGCCCAGAAGGACTCAACGGTACGCCGTGGCCACGACGTACGGAGAAAGTAAATGCCCTCACGGACAAAAAAGAAACCCTCGGCAAGATCGACCGGCGGCGCAGCGCGTCGCGGTCGCTCCAAGCCAACCCGCCCCGCGACCCCTCGGCAGGCCGAAATCCTGACCTTCGTCCGGGACTTCACCCACAGGAATGGTTATTCCCCGACCTACGACGAGATCGCCGCCAAGTTCGGAATCTCAAAAGTCACCGTCTTCGAACACCTCACCGTCCTCGAAGAGCGCGGCCTGCTTCGACGGGAGCGCCACAAGGCTCGCTCTTTGGAATTGGCGGACCATCTGCAACTGCCGGATGAGCGGCCGAGTTGTCTAAAATTGCTGGGCCGCATCGCCGCCGGTTCTCCGATCGAGGCGATTGAAGACCCCGAGGTTATCGATCTCGAGCAGATGTTCTCGTCCGACCACGAGGTCTACGCACTCCAGGTTCGTGGCGACAGCATGATCGACGATCAAATCGCCGACGGGGACTACGTGGTCGTCGAGCGGCGAACCACGCCCTACAACGGCGAGATCGTCGTCGCTGTGACGTCCGATGGCGAGGCCACGCTCAAGCGTTTCTATCGTGAAAAAGGGCGCATCCGCCTTCAACCTGCCAACGAAAAGTACGAGCCGATTTTCGTCACCGACGTGGACATCCGCGGCGTGGTCATCGGCGTGATTCGCAAAACGTAACGATGCACGGCGCGCTGCCAAGGACAAGGAGCCGATTGCGCGCGCAATCGAAGCTGTGTCGCTGCGCCGGGCTGCTGAATCCCGCGACTCACCTCAATACCCAAACATAGGACAGCGCCGCCGCAACGGCCAGCACGATCGCCGGCCAGACGTACCGCCGCAGGCTGCGCTCACTCGAATAAACCGGCGTCACCCACCGGCCGCAGTGCGGGCATTTCACGGCGTCGGCAACCATCGCCCCGCCGCAGGCCGGGCACGCCGCTACGTCGAGATCATCGACCGTGTCGTCGTCGTCCATGTCCGCCGATTGCGGCTCGTCGCGGTCGTCGTCTTCGTCGTCAAGGTCGCGGTGAGTCATGATCGAATTGCCGGTGCGTCGGGTTTCCTGCGATGCTTACTTGACAAGCTTCAGGAACTCTTTGAACCGCGGATGGTCGCACCGCTCGATCAATTCGAACATGAGCGATTCCACGGTAGAGACGACGACCCCTGCGCTGCGCATCCGATCCAGCGCCATCTGATAGTCCACCAGTCGCCGCGAGCCGACGGCGTCCGTCGGAACGAACGGCACGTAATCCACGCGCAGAAGATCCAGCGCCGTTTGTTGAATACAGACGTGCGTCTCAACCCCACACAGAATCACGTGCTCCCGCTCGGTGGCCTGCAATGCCGCGCGAAAGCCCTCGTCCCGCCAGCAACTGCACGTCGACTTCTCCAGCGGTCCGGTCGCACCCGCCAGCGTCTCGGCCAGGCCTGCGTCGGTCGACCCCAGGCCGCGCGGGTACTGCTCGGTGAAGATCACGGGCACGTCCAGCAGCCGCGCCGTCTTCACCAGCACCGCCATGCGGGCGATCAGCGCGTCCGGCGGACTCGACGAAATCGCCGAGAGCATTTTCTCCTGCACATCGATCACAACGAGCACGGCCAGATCGGCTTCCAGCAGGTTGGCATGGGGCATCGTCGCATCCCTCCGGTCCGCGATTGTAGCGTCCCGCCGCTTGCCCGCGACCCGCCTGTCATGAGAAGATACCGGCAATCGTTGCGGCGCCGATGGTCGGATTTCAAGGAGATCGAGACCTGCCAGACTCACCCCGACTGACTCGGCGCCGGTATTGGCTCTTCGCCATTTCGGGCATCGCGTGCGCCGCACTAGCCGTACCGTGGGTGGCGCGCGTCTGGATGGAGTCGCGCGCGGCCGATGTCCCTCGCGCGGCCTGCCTTCTTTACCACCGGCTCGTCGACGAATCCGAGTTCGCGTCCCTCCCGCGCGATGAGCGGCTGTACTCCATCACGCCGCAACAATTCGAAACACAAATCGATGCGCTCCGGCGCGACGGCTGGCAGATCGCATCACTTCATGACGTGCTCGGCTTCGCGGTGCGGCCCGTCATTGTCCCCGACGTCGCCTCGCCCGAGAAGCGATTGCTCATCACCTTTGACGACGGGTGCGAATCCATCGCCACGCTGTTGCAGCCGATCCTGCGACGCCGCGGATGGCGCGCGACCCTCTTCATCACAACCGACCCGCTCGCGGAAGTCTTCCGCAATGGACTCGCCGCGCAACCGCGCATGAGCGATGCACAAATCCGCGATCTGGATCCAAACCTCTTCGACCTCGGCTCGCACGGTCGCACACATCGGCCGCTCAATCAACTCGATGACGCCGAACTGGATGCTGAATTGTGTGCGTCGCGGGCCGCCCTGGCCGCCTTGACCGGTCGCGCAATCACGTCGCTGGCGATCCCCGGCAATTGGTATGATGCTCGCGTGCTGGAACATGCCCGGCGCGCGGGCTACCAGGCGGTCTTCACGTCCGACGCCGGGACGATTCACGCGGGAGACGATTTGATTGGTTTACCGCGGCTCAACGTTCCTGGGTATTTTGCACCCGAGCAACTCGTGTCGCGCCTTTCGCCGAGTGCGATCGTGCAGCGGCGCATGATCGGCAAATGCCGCAGGGCCTTGGCTCCGATGTTTGCGGAGGAATGGGCCGAGAAGACTGCTTACATAATATGGCAGGCCGGCGGCTGGCCGGAGACGCTCGTCCCGCTGCTCGCGCACATCGGAATTGGAGCATTTGAGTTACAGCGCCATCGACGTCGCAGCGAGTCGATCACCGTTAAGCTCTAACGGAGTCACGCGTAAGAATCATAATCAGGCCATACACCG from the Planctomycetia bacterium genome contains:
- a CDS encoding PEP-CTERM sorting domain-containing protein, giving the protein MKLWSVIACSIFAVLSVASARATPLSDWSFENGIDPLPSLGAVVGPPFSSGFWGAERGGEVTAERGVTPFHLQHMLYMEDEGGVVTQAFQAVDVSSFATLIDSGGAVADLSAWVNTYLSGQIFWPALFYFDGPNGWGSPINSTNWLYDVDPNAETWQLISATDPIPVGTRWIVVQVGYRNAELPDNERAYVDAVEFNIIPEPATLTLLAAGLMAGLRRRR
- a CDS encoding polysaccharide deacetylase family protein, yielding MESRAADVPRAACLLYHRLVDESEFASLPRDERLYSITPQQFETQIDALRRDGWQIASLHDVLGFAVRPVIVPDVASPEKRLLITFDDGCESIATLLQPILRRRGWRATLFITTDPLAEVFRNGLAAQPRMSDAQIRDLDPNLFDLGSHGRTHRPLNQLDDAELDAELCASRAALAALTGRAITSLAIPGNWYDARVLEHARRAGYQAVFTSDAGTIHAGDDLIGLPRLNVPGYFAPEQLVSRLSPSAIVQRRMIGKCRRALAPMFAEEWAEKTAYIIWQAGGWPETLVPLLAHIGIGAFELQRHRRRSESITVKL
- a CDS encoding IS3 family transposase, which encodes MKTTDSSHGLPVAENKLAREFERSAPNQVWVSDITYIPTDKGWLYLATTLDRYSRRIVGWSIRERMTRDLVIDALAMGIAQRNPPKGLIHHSDRGSQYASGVFQLMLSAHGMVCSMSRRGEVYDNAVMESFSATLKRELVHEARYATRGDARKACLRADTHRQAIFGSIEAFYNRQRLHSSLGCRSLADYEAAA
- the lexA gene encoding transcriptional repressor LexA, producing MPSRTKKKPSARSTGGAARRGRSKPTRPATPRQAEILTFVRDFTHRNGYSPTYDEIAAKFGISKVTVFEHLTVLEERGLLRRERHKARSLELADHLQLPDERPSCLKLLGRIAAGSPIEAIEDPEVIDLEQMFSSDHEVYALQVRGDSMIDDQIADGDYVVVERRTTPYNGEIVVAVTSDGEATLKRFYREKGRIRLQPANEKYEPIFVTDVDIRGVVIGVIRKT
- a CDS encoding ParB N-terminal domain-containing protein; its protein translation is MNDAAVDAVAESIRRFGFRQPIVVDAAGVIVCGHTRWRAAQKLGLTEVPVHVATDLTPDQVRAYRIADNKTAELAEWNLELLPIELAELKDAGITWSLLGFDADELAMLLYPGVKPGLTDPDDVPEPPDAAVTQPGDLWLLGDRGDDEGSRRFPRSPSSRQIPARGWAASSGIPAASV
- a CDS encoding hydrolase, with the protein product MPHANLLEADLAVLVVIDVQEKMLSAISSSPPDALIARMAVLVKTARLLDVPVIFTEQYPRGLGSTDAGLAETLAGATGPLEKSTCSCWRDEGFRAALQATEREHVILCGVETHVCIQQTALDLLRVDYVPFVPTDAVGSRRLVDYQMALDRMRSAGVVVSTVESLMFELIERCDHPRFKEFLKLVK